One part of the Salvelinus fontinalis isolate EN_2023a chromosome 4, ASM2944872v1, whole genome shotgun sequence genome encodes these proteins:
- the LOC129853408 gene encoding prostaglandin E synthase 2-like — translation MAAACARTLGKVGWHILESPPCRAGKIASLIPRVPLHGSSRAYRTGGAGFRSKLFSTPLRGGRVLGCAFLFGGGLGLYQTIKLSVQHHLAEEDVKPSVGGLKLTLYQYKTCPFCSKVRAFLDYHGLPYEIVEVNPVMRKEIKWSTYRKVPIVMVNDDVQLNDSSLIISALKTQLMSKDKTISEILRCYPEMKAVNEKGKEVIEFNNKYWVMVNEAEGQTMYPEKDSRKEEIKWRKWADDWLVHLISPNVYRTTGEALASFDYIVREGKFGTYEGFFAKYVGAAAMFVISKRLKSRHNLQDDVRQDLYKAVNEWVVAIGKKRKFMGGDQPNLADLAVYGILRVMEGLEAWDDMMENTKVKSWYRRMEKATESHKGQTDPAPNIDQH, via the exons ATGGCAGCCGCCTGTGCGAGAACTCTCGGTAAGGTCGGCTGGCACATTTTGGAGTCTCCACCATGTCGTGCTGGGAAAATTGCCTCCCTGATTCCAAGGGTCCCGCTACATGGATCGAGCAGGGCCTACAGAACAGGTGGTGCAGGATTCCGTTCAAAACTGTTCAGCACACCTCTGCGCGGTGGCAGGGTCCTGGGGTGTGCGTTCCTGTTTGGAGGGGGGCTTGGCTTGTATCAAACAATAAAGCTCTCCGTCCAACATCACCTTGCTGAAGAAGATGTCAAG CCTTCTGTTGGTGGCCTGAAGTTGACCCTGTATCAGTACAAGACCTGCCCGTTCTGCAGTAAAGTGCGAGCTTTCCTAGACTACCATGGGCTTCCATATGAGATTGTGGAGGTCAACCCCGTCATGAGGAAGGAAATCAAGTGGTCAACTTACAGAAAAGTGCCAATTGTGATGGTGAATGATGATGTG CAACTGAATGACTCCTCATTAATAATCAGTGCCTTGAAGACACAGTTGATGAGCAA GGATAAAACCATCTCAGAAATTCTGCGCTGTTACCCAGAGATGAAGGCTGTCAATGAGAAGGGGAAGGAGGTGATCGAGTTCAACAACAAGTACTGGGTGATGGTGAATGAAGCTGAAGGTCAGACTATGTACCCCGAGAAAGATTCCAGAAA GGAGGAGATCAAATGGCGTAAGTGGGCAGATGATTGGCTGGTGCACCTGATCTCGCCCAATGTTTACCGGACCACCGGAGAGGCCCTGGCCTCTTTTGACTATATCGTCCGTGAGGGCAAGTTTGGCACTTATGAGGGATTCTTTGCAAAGTATGTTGGAGCAGCTGCCATGTTTGTCATCTCAAAAAGACTGAAAAGTAG ACACAACCTGCAGGATGACGTGAGACAGGATCTGTACAAGGCAGTCAATGAGTGGGTGGTGGCCATTGGCAAGAAGAGGAAGTTCATGGGTGGAGACCAGCCCAATCTGGCTGACCTG GCAGTGTATGGGATCCTGAGAGTGATGGAGGGTCTTGAGGCCTGGGATGACATGATGGAGAACACCAAGGTGAAGAGCTGGTACAGACGAATGGAGAAAGCTACAGAAAGCCACAAGGGCCAAACTGACCCTGCTCCAAATATTGACCAGCACTAG